A portion of the Cryptomeria japonica chromosome 5, Sugi_1.0, whole genome shotgun sequence genome contains these proteins:
- the LOC131034580 gene encoding pirin-like protein → MSSNMTPFVKPRFVAEKVLAREHDKGDGAIVRRTIGRPELKFLDLFLILDEVTVSAPAGFPDHPHIGFETATYMLEGAITHEDFVGHDKGAIKAGDLQWMTVGRGIVHSEMPAGPGSQHGFQLWVNLSSKDKMIEPKYQELQGKDIPKVEKDGVKVTVIAGEALGIKSPVYTRTPTMYLDFRLEAESVLHQPIPESWNAFVYVLEGEASFGAPNSPPVGAHHALVLSSGDGVSVWNNNVDNKPCRFLVIGGQPLNEPVVQHGPFVMNTTQEIVQTIEDYRLGRNGFERGNVWRSQIAQV, encoded by the exons ATGAGTAGTAACATGACTCCGTTTGTGAAACCACGCTTTGTGGCGGAGAAGGTGCTGGCCAGAGAACACGATAAAGGAGATGGAGCCATTGTTAGGCGCACTATTGGCAG ACCAGAGTTGAAGTTTTTGGATCTATTTCTGATATTGGATGAAGTCACAG tTAGTGCTCCTGCTGGCTTTCCAGACCATCCACACATAG GTTTCGAGACTGCGACATACATGCTGGA GGGAGCCATCACCCATGAGGACTTTGTAGGACATGATAAGGGCGCCATAAAGGCTGGCGATCTGCAG TGGATGACTGTAGGCCGGGGTATAGTACACTCTGAAATGCCAGCTGGACCAGGATCACAACATGGTTTTCAGCTGTGGGTAAATCTTTCTTCCAAAGACAAGAT GATTGAGCCTAAATATCAAGAACTTCAAGGGAAAGACATACCCAAAGTTGAGAAAGATGGAGTGAAGGTGACTGTTATAGCAGGAGAAGCTTTGGGCATCAAATCTCCTGTCTATACCAGAACTCCCACAATGTATTTGGATTTCAGGTTGGAGGCAGAATCTGTGCTTCATCAGCCAATTCCAGAGAGTTGGAATGCATTTGTGTATGTGTTGGAAGGTGAGGCTAGCTTTGGTGCTCCCAATTCACCACCTGTGGGTGCTCATCATGCACTTGTATTGAGCAGTGGTGATGGGGTGAGTGTGTGGAATAACAATGTTGATAACAAGCCTTGCAGGTTTTTAGTCATTGGAGGGCAACCCCTAAATGAGCCGGTGGTACAACATGGACCCTTCGTCATGAACACCACACAAGAGATAGTGCAAACAATTGAAGATTACCGTTTGGGTAGAAATGGATTTGAAAGAGGAAATGTATGGCGTTCCCAGATTGCTCAAGTTTAA